One stretch of Plasmodium vivax chromosome 8, whole genome shotgun sequence DNA includes these proteins:
- a CDS encoding hypothetical protein, conserved (encoded by transcript PVX_119455A), with the protein MTSAPGLAFANLTLMLDLPQLPAIFFVNVRNNFQVLMNEIKLNTMDSEEIFYPHNRINLQNARVNKMGRTRKYSNNGNWLFGTPF; encoded by the coding sequence ATGACGTCAGCCCCGGGACTGGCCTTCGCCAACCTGACGTTGATGCTGGACCTGCCGCAGCTGCCAGCCATCTTCTTTGTCAACGTGCGGAACAACTTCCAAGTGCTGATGAACGAAATTAAGCTGAACACAATGGACAgtgaagaaatattttacccCCACAACAGAATTAATTTGCAGAATGCGAGGGTTAACAAGATGGGTCGAACTAGGAAGTACAGCAACAACGGGAACTGGCTCTTCGGCACGCCCTTCTAG
- a CDS encoding hypothetical protein, conserved (encoded by transcript PVX_119450A) encodes MMYTCTGHLIRNHLAKSVRAFKGEGPFAQKNLWNVWAQKYSSGAYPQLGGSYLGGVPGGRGSTSNVIRSGHTSLLTPPRRALTSCSAPRWGKQTSDESFFEGEHLNRKLGGYGYPMMFIVTYDRPSWQPFWENEYEVIPRDEFGVPASIPPEVSTQIKHTYYVPPQFYTFLKKLGDDTEELKPYMTKLIRGEFTYDDYQEMFYKFAKPLKIFRNKIALPYRTAEEMAREEEMKWESAWYTYRQKMLAEYNVTMCLREFILYMTVGLYFAYLWLDALRQYRLDMKLFYLEAPEHKINWVKPRGDLV; translated from the coding sequence ATGATGTACACCTGCACGGGTCACCTCATAAGGAATCACTTGGCCAAGTCGGTTAGGGCCTTTAAAGGGGAAGGCCCCTTTGCCCAGAAGAACTTATGGAACGTGTGGGCGCAGAAGTATAGCAGCGGGGCGTACCCCCAGCTGGGGGGGAGTTACCTTGGAGGGGTTCCCGGCGGGAGGGGTTCCACGAGTAACGTCATCCGTTCGGGGCACACCTCCCTACTTAcacccccccgcagagccCTAACCAGCTGCAGCGCCCCCCGCTGGGGAAAGCAAACCAGCGACGAGAGCTTCTTCGAGGGGGAGCACCTAAACAGAAAGTTGGGAGGCTACGGATACCCAATGATGTTCATCGTGACGTACGACCGACCCAGTTGGCAACCATTTTGGGAAAACGAATACGAGGTAATCCCAAGAGACGAATTCGGAGTCCCAGCCAGCATCCCCCCAGAGGTCTCCACACAGATTAAGCACACCTACTATGTGCCTCCCCAGTTTTATACATTCCTCAAAAAATTAGGAGATGACACAGAGGAGCTAAAGCCATATATGACCAAACTGATCCGGGGGGAATTCACCTACGACGATTACCAAGAGATGTTTTATAAATTCGCCAAGCCGCTCAAAATCTTTAGGAACAAGATTGCCCTCCCGTATAGGACTGCAGAGGAAATGGCAAGGGAGGAGGAAATGAAGTGGGAGTCTGCTTGGTACACGTACCGGCAGAAGATGCTAGCGGAATACAACGTCACCATGTGCTTGCGGGAGTTTATCCTTTACATGACGGTGGGCCTGTACTTTGCCTATTTGTGGCTGGACGCGCTGAGGCAGTACCGCCTGGACATGAAGCTCTTTTACTTGGAGGCCCCCGAGCATAAGATCAACTGGGTCAAGCCGCGCGGCGACTTGGTGTAA
- a CDS encoding T-complex protein 1, beta subunit, putative (encoded by transcript PVX_119465A) has product MNTIVPDVLKQGAQEDKGEIARLQYFVGAIAVGDLVKSTLGPRGLDKILTPLNIEGARSHQHTVTNDGATILKSVWLDNPVSKILVDVSMQQDNKCGDGTTGVVVLAAEMLRNAEILIENKIHPQIICDGFRMALKAARDALEKSCFSHDINSDQFKEDMLKIARTTLSSKLLTHEKEHFSQLAVNAVLRIKESLNLDLIQTIKKTGGTIKDSYLEDGFILEKRIGINQPKSLTNCNVMVANTPMDTDKVKIYGTKVNVSSFEDIQDLENEEKLKMKRKVEDIIAHGCNVFINRQLIYNYPEQIFRENNVMTIEHSDFDGMERLASCLGAEIASTFEKDLNIQLGYCEKIEEVIIGEDKLIRFSGCKKNGACTIILRGASSHILEESERSLHDALAVLAETMKDNRVVLGAGCTEMLMSNAVDNLARTVEGKRSLAIEAFAKALRQIPTYILDNGGFDSSEIVSKIRAQHTKGNVYAGIDINTGDVGNVMELGIYESYNSKLSQLTSATEAVEMILRVDDIIKCAPRKRAGV; this is encoded by the coding sequence ATGAACACCATCGTGCCGGACGTGCTGAAGCAGGGGGCGCAGGAGGACAAGGGGGAAATCGCGCGGCTGCAGTACTTCGTGGGGGCCATCGCCGTGGGCGACTTGGTGAAGAGCACGCTGGGGCCCAGGGGGCTGGACAAAATACTGACCCCCTTGAATATCGAGGGCGCGAGGAGCCACCAACATACGGTGACCAACGACGGAGCAACCATCCTCAAGTCAGTATGGCTAGATAACCCAGTGTCAAAAATATTGGTAGATGTGAGCATGCAGCAAGATAACAAATGTGGGGATGGAACCACCGGCGTTGTAGTTCTGGCAGCAGAGATGCTCAGGAATGCAGAAATTctaattgaaaataaaatacaccCACAGATTATTTGTGATGGGTTTAGAATGGCCCTTAAGGCAGCGAGAGATGCATTGGAAAAGTCCTGTTTCAGCCACGACATCAATTCGGATCAATTTAAAGAAGACATGCTGAAGATTGCCAGGACGACCCTCTCCTCCAAACTGCTGACGCATGAAAAGGAGCACTTCTCCCAGCTAGCCGTAAATGCAGTTCTACGGATAAAGGAGAGCCTCAATTTGGATCTCATTCAGACGATAAAGAAAACGGGAGGGACTATCAAAGATTCTTATTTGGAAGATGGCTTCATTTTGGAGAAACGAATTGGCATAAACCAACCGAAGAGTCTCACCAATTGCAACGTTATGGTAGCCAACACCCCCATGGACACAGATAAGGTGAAGATCTACGGCACCAAGGTAAATGTAAGCAGCTTCGAAGACATACAGGACTtagaaaatgaggagaagctcaaaatgaaaaggaaagtaGAAGACATAATTGCTCATGGGTGTAACGTTTTTATTAACAGGCAATTGATATATAATTACCCGGAGCAGATTTTTCGGGAGAACAACGTGATGACCATTGAGCACAGCGATTTTGATGGCATGGAAAGATTGGCTAGCTGCTTAGGAGCTGAAATTGCATCTACTTTTGAAAAGGATCTAAACATTCAATTGGGTTAttgcgaaaaaattgaagaagtcATCATCGGGGAGGATAAACTGATTCGTTTTTCTGGCTGCAAAAAGAATGGAGCTTGTACCATCATTTTGAGAGGGGCATCCTCACACATTTTGGAGGAGAGTGAAAGATCTCTGCATGACGCCCTTGCCGTTTTAGCCGAAACGATGAAAGACAATCGAGTCGTTTTAGGAGCCGGGTGTACTGAAATGCTTATGAGTAATGCTGTAGACAATTTAGCGAGGACTGTAGAGGGAAAGCGCAGCTTGGCCATTGAGGCTTTTGCAAAAGCGCTCAGACAGATCCCCACCTATATACTTGATAATGGAGGGTTTGACAGCTCAGAAATAGTTAGCAAGATAAGAGCACAACACACCAAGGGGAACGTCTACGCTGGGATAGACATCAACACGGGGGACGTGGGCAACGTGATGGAGCTGGGCATTTACGAGTCGTACAATTCGAAGCTGTCCCAGCTGACCTCCGCCACGGAGGCCGTCGAGATGATTCTGCGCGTGGACGACATCATCAAGTGCGCCCCCCGCAAGCGCGCCGGCGTCTAG
- a CDS encoding 40S ribosomal protein S23, putative (encoded by transcript PVX_119470A), whose protein sequence is MGSGKPSGLRAARKLRIRRRTQRWADKGYKKSHLGTRWKSNPFRGSSHAKGIVVEKVAIEAKQPNSAYRKCVRVQLIKNGKKITAFVPGDGCLNFIDENDEVLVSGFGRSGHSVGDLPGVKFKVVKVARVSLLALFKEKKEKPRS, encoded by the exons ATGGGATCAG GCAAACCAAGTGGACTGAGGGCAGCGAGAAAACTGCGCATCAGAAGGAGAACCCAGCGATGGGCTGACAAGGGATACAAGAAGTCCCACTTGGGAACCCGATGGAAGTCCAACCCCTTCAGAGGAAGTTCCCATGCCAAGGGAATCGTCGTGGAGAAGGTGGCCATTGAGGCCAAGCAG CCCAACTCGGCCTACCGAAAGTGTGTCCGCGTGCAGTTAATTAAAAACGGAAAGAAAATCACGGCCTTCGTTCCTGGAGACGGTTGTTTAAATTTCATCGACGAAAACGACGAGGTGTTGGTCTCAGGATTTGGACGAAGTGGTCACTCCGTTGGTGACTTGCCCGGAGTGAAATTCAAGGTGGTCAAGGTGGCCAGGGTTTCCCTGCTCGCCCTGTttaaggagaagaaggagaagccaAGATCGTAG
- a CDS encoding hypothetical protein, conserved (encoded by transcript PVX_119460A), with the protein MIGGLSVSITLIGLASLVKSGHSVYLLLSAFKLENDSIDHFTIPYTLVVQIVLCALVTIYGGSRLFLNFKQIRGSEPTTFGSSEWDKSHARKSYRPCLNRKFFIRSYAKDFLLKSI; encoded by the exons ATGATTGGGGGACTCTCCGTTTCGATTACGCTGATCGGCTTGGCGTCCCTTGTGAAGAGCGGCCACTCCGTGTACCTCC TCCTTAGCGCCTTCAAGTTAGAAAATGACAGCATCGATCACTTCACCATTCCGTACACG CTCGTCGTGCAAATTGTGCTGTGCGCCCTGGTGACCATTTACGGCGGAAGCAGGCTCTTCCTCAACTTCAAGCAGATCCGGGGGAGCGAGCCCACCACCTTCGGTAGTAG cgagTGGGACAAGAGCCACGCGCGGAAGAGCTACCGGCCCTGCCTCAACAGGAAGTTCTTCATCAGGAGCTACGCGAAGGATTTCCTCCTCAAGTCCATTTGA
- a CDS encoding FAD-dependent glycerol-3-phosphate dehydrogenase, putative (encoded by transcript PVX_119445A) — MLRKAIAASGGLGMIGAGGVYLLKVNFHKNMIDGDVEYKYSSVGSRSEMISRLKRSQFDVLIIGGGATGGGLALDCATRGIKCALIDKGDFSSGTSSKSTKLLHGGIRYLENAVKNLDLTELYFVWEALGERAHAMKIAPFMSRAVPIIMPIYKYWQVPYFAYNIKVYDLLADLVCYFDKGVPNSSYIRQSNTVDGFPLLKKEQLKGSLVYYDGQHNDSRMNLNLILTSAMENYVPGQVGATVCNHVEVVGFLKDDDGRKIVGVRAVDRISNKEMEIFANVIVNATGPHGDVVRKLADETATPVIQTSSGCHFILPKWYSSKNNGIIIPKTSDGRVLFLLPWENATIVGTTDEQRQLEENPQIRKEDTNFLASELAKYINVGADEIKSDIKAAWCGFRPLVMDPRGKKKLTQKAAGKGPHEGEQSTAANAANAANAANTASTASTAPNVTTHELSRSHEIIEDDNGLISILGGKWTIYRKMAQDTLDYIAKKHCDRVRSKYNCRTKFLMLVGSHDEQGKHNGDDLTYGSSKLSRKLVQKYSQIDFDTAHHLVSNYGYLAEKVCELATELNLFNKIDASKPYIEAEVVYASRHEFAATVSDIIGRRFRLGFVDSAASAKVITKIANLMKDELSWSRDQVNRHVEDAKRYVRSLSLE; from the coding sequence ATGCTGAGGAAGGCGATCGCCGCGTCGGGCGGCCTCGGGATGATCGGCGCGGGGGGCGTGTACCTGCTGAAGGTGAACTTTCACAAGAACATGATAGACGGCGACGTGGAGTACAAGTACAGCTCGGTGGGCAGCCGCAGCGAAATGATAAGCCGCCTGAAGAGGAGCCAATTTGACGTGTTAATAATAGGGGGAGGAGCCACAGGCGGGGGGTTAGCCCTGGACTGCGCCACCAGGGGGATAAAGTGTGCCCTAATAGACAAGGGGGATTTCTCAAGTGGCACCTCCTCCAAATCAACGAAGCTTTTACATGGAGGTATTCGCTACTTAGAAAATGcggtaaaaaatttagaccTCACGGAATTATATTTCGTGTGGGAAGCATTAGGCGAAAGAGCCCATGCGATGAAGATCGCTCCATTCATGTCCAGGGCGGTACCGATTATCATGCCGATTTATAAATACTGGCAGGTGCCCTATTTCGCCTACAACATAAAGGTGTATGATTTATTGGCAGACTTGGTTTGCTATTTTGACAAGGGGGTGCCTAACTCAAGTTACATTAGGCAGTCTAACACGGTGGATGGATTTCCCCTgctgaagaaggagcaaCTGAAAGGGTCACTCGTCTACTACGATGGGCAGCATAATGATAGCCGCATGAATTTGAACCTCATTCTGACGAGCGCGATGGAAAATTACGTGCCAGGACAAGTGGGAGCCACTGTGTGCAACCATGTGGAAGTGGTGGGGTTCTTAAAAGATGATGACGGGAGGAAGATCGTCGGAGTGAGAGCAGTCGACAGGATCAGCAACAAAGAGATGGAGATCTTTGCCAATGTGATTGTGAACGCTACGGGACCACATGGAGATGTGGTGAGGAAACTAGCAGATGAGACGGCCACACCTGTTATACAGACCTCCTCCGGTTGCCATTTCATCCTCCCCAAATGGTACTCCTCCAAAAATAATGGAATCATCATACCCAAGACGAGTGACGGGAGGGTCCTCTTTCTGCTGCCTTGGGAAAACGCCACAATCGTGGGGACCACCGATGAGCAGAGACAGCTGGAGGAGAACCCGCAGATTCGGAAGGAGGACACCAACTTTTTGGCCAGCGAGTTGGCCAAGTACATCAACGTGGGCGCAGACGAAATTAAGAGCGACATCAAGGCGGCGTGGTGCGGCTTCCGGCCGCTGGTCATGGACCCccgggggaagaagaagctcacCCAAAAGGCAGCTGGGAAAGGCCCACATGAAGGAGAGCAATCCACCGCCGCCAATGCCGCCAATGCCGCCAATGCCGCCAATACCGCCAGTACCGCCAGTACCGCCCCAAATGTGACGACGCACGAACTCTCGAGGAGCCACGAAATTATAGAGGACGACAATGGGCTCATCAGCATTCTGGGGGGCAAGTGGACCATCTACAGGAAGATGGCCCAGGACACGCTGGACTACATAGCCAAGAAGCACTGCGATAGGGTGAGAAGCAAATACAACTGCAGAACGAAATTTCTGATGCTCGTTGGCAGTCACGACGAGCAGGGCAAGCACAACGGGGATGACCTAACCTATGGTAGTAGCAAGTTGAGCAGAAAATTGGTCCAAAAATACAGCCAAATCGATTTCGACACCGCTCATCATTTAGTGTCTAACTACGGGTACCTTGCGGAGAAGGTGTGCGAGCTAGCCACGGAGCTGAACCTGTTTAACAAAATCGATGCATCAAAGCCCTACATAGAAGCGGAGGTGGTCTATGCCAGTAGACACGAATTCGCAGCCACAGTTTCGGACATCATTGGGAGGCGGTTCCGTCTGGGCTTCGTCGACTCGGCTGCGTCTGCTAAGGTCATCACCAAAATTGCCAACCTCATGAAGGACGAGTTGAGTTGGAGCCGCGACCAGGTGAACAGGCACGTCGAGGACGCCAAGCGCTACGTCCGGTCGCTCTCCCTCGAGTGA